A window from Citrus sinensis cultivar Valencia sweet orange chromosome 5, DVS_A1.0, whole genome shotgun sequence encodes these proteins:
- the LOC127902081 gene encoding putative disease resistance protein At3g14460 isoform X2, whose amino-acid sequence MRIHNCSSLVSFPEAVLPSQLRVISIWDSGALKFLPEAWMLDNNSSLEILDIRHCHLLTYIAGVQLPPSLKQLEIYNCDNLRTLTAEEGIHSSRRHTSLLECLEIHSCPSLTCLISKNELRAALDYLVVGNLPQALKFLSIWHCSKLESIVERLDNKISLEVIEIVSCENLKMLPHGLHKLWHLQEIDIQDCENLVSFPEGGLLSAKLKRLVIYGCKKLEALPEGMHNLSSLQYLTIGGVPSLLCFTEDGLFPTNLHSLEIDGMKIWKSLMQLGGFHRIMTRGIGMNSIDQTGFLSVTFNLPQVLDAST is encoded by the exons ATGCGAATCCACAACTGCAGTTCCCTTGTTTCCTTTCCGGAGGCTGTTCTACCCTCCCAGTTGAGGGTAATTTCAATTTGGGATAGCGGTGCACTGAAATTCTTACCTGAGGCATGGATGCTTGACAACAATTCATCTCTTGAGATATTGGATATTAGACATTGCCATTTGTTGACATATATTGCTGGAGTTCAGCTTCCACCAAGCCTTAAGCAGCTGGAGATCTACAATTGCGATAATTTAAGGACTTTGACTGCGGAAGAGGGCATCCACAGCAGCAGGAGGCACACCTCTCTCCTTGAATGTCTAGAAATTCACAGTTGTCCATCTCTCACgtgtttaatttcaaaaaatgaattacGTGCTGCACTTGACTACCTTGTAGTTGGCAATCTACCCCAGGCTCTTAAGTTCCTTAGTATTTGGCATTGTTCAAAGCTAGAGTCAATAGTAGAAAGGTTGGACAACAAGATATCTCTTGAAGTGATTGAGATTGTCTCTTGTGAAAATCTTAAAATGTTACCCCATGGTTTGCATAAGCTCTGGCACCTTCAAGAGATTGATATACAGGATTGTGAAAATCTTGTGTCCTTTCCTGAAGGAGGATTACTTTCTGCAAAACTGAAGAGGCTCGTGATATATGGGTGTAAGAAATTAGAGGCCTTACCCGAAGGGATGCACAATCTGAGCTCTCTTCAATATTTAACAATAGGAGGTGTTCCAAGCTTGTTATGTTTCACAGAGGATGGTTTGTTTCCGACCAACCTTCATTCACTTGAAATCGATGGTATGAAGATTTGGAAGTCATTGATGCAGCTGGGGGGATTTCACAG AATAATGACACGTGGCATTGGCATGAACTCCATTGACCAAACGGGATTCTTGTCGGTCACTTTCAATCTGCCACAAGTCCTCGACGCTTCAACGTAA
- the LOC127902081 gene encoding putative disease resistance protein At3g14460 isoform X1: MRIHNCSSLVSFPEAVLPSQLRVISIWDSGALKFLPEAWMLDNNSSLEILDIRHCHLLTYIAGVQLPPSLKQLEIYNCDNLRTLTAEEGIHSSRRHTSLLECLEIHSCPSLTCLISKNELRAALDYLVVGNLPQALKFLSIWHCSKLESIVERLDNKISLEVIEIVSCENLKMLPHGLHKLWHLQEIDIQDCENLVSFPEGGLLSAKLKRLVIYGCKKLEALPEGMHNLSSLQYLTIGGVPSLLCFTEDGLFPTNLHSLEIDGMKIWKSLMQLGGFHRYTSLRRLAISGCDEDMVSFPLEDIRLGTTLPACLTQLEIFNFPNLERIMTRGIGMNSIDQTGFLSVTFNLPQVLDAST; the protein is encoded by the exons ATGCGAATCCACAACTGCAGTTCCCTTGTTTCCTTTCCGGAGGCTGTTCTACCCTCCCAGTTGAGGGTAATTTCAATTTGGGATAGCGGTGCACTGAAATTCTTACCTGAGGCATGGATGCTTGACAACAATTCATCTCTTGAGATATTGGATATTAGACATTGCCATTTGTTGACATATATTGCTGGAGTTCAGCTTCCACCAAGCCTTAAGCAGCTGGAGATCTACAATTGCGATAATTTAAGGACTTTGACTGCGGAAGAGGGCATCCACAGCAGCAGGAGGCACACCTCTCTCCTTGAATGTCTAGAAATTCACAGTTGTCCATCTCTCACgtgtttaatttcaaaaaatgaattacGTGCTGCACTTGACTACCTTGTAGTTGGCAATCTACCCCAGGCTCTTAAGTTCCTTAGTATTTGGCATTGTTCAAAGCTAGAGTCAATAGTAGAAAGGTTGGACAACAAGATATCTCTTGAAGTGATTGAGATTGTCTCTTGTGAAAATCTTAAAATGTTACCCCATGGTTTGCATAAGCTCTGGCACCTTCAAGAGATTGATATACAGGATTGTGAAAATCTTGTGTCCTTTCCTGAAGGAGGATTACTTTCTGCAAAACTGAAGAGGCTCGTGATATATGGGTGTAAGAAATTAGAGGCCTTACCCGAAGGGATGCACAATCTGAGCTCTCTTCAATATTTAACAATAGGAGGTGTTCCAAGCTTGTTATGTTTCACAGAGGATGGTTTGTTTCCGACCAACCTTCATTCACTTGAAATCGATGGTATGAAGATTTGGAAGTCATTGATGCAGCTGGGGGGATTTCACAGGTACACCTCTCTTCGACGACTTGCAATCAGTGGATGTGATGAGGATATGGTGTCATTTCCATTAGAGGACATCAGATTAGGAACCACGCTTCCTGCTTGTCTAACCCAACTtgagattttcaattttccaaATCTAGAAAG AATAATGACACGTGGCATTGGCATGAACTCCATTGACCAAACGGGATTCTTGTCGGTCACTTTCAATCTGCCACAAGTCCTCGACGCTTCAACGTAA